The Leptospira brenneri genome includes a window with the following:
- a CDS encoding HD domain-containing protein, with protein sequence MMKSELKAKLQRTFPKAKTVSSGRLFTRQLSNLVDESIRTLFNEVSEGIPLKDHLCLIAVGGYGRRELAPYSDIDILYLHDGKLSDKLLSEIISKINTFLYNNEKEVGHSCRTIKESFIYLDQIETYHSVLDSRFLVGSELLFQKYKTEFLEKIPEKTIKVFNEWKLSYLRERIINSYNPILLSEPNIKNDPLGLRDIQHMYWIEKTNPLPDSADGGIFDFYLIGDTLTLLSAYDFLLLTRSALHIISGRKNDRLDLGLQAEVAEFLGFGSKNEIKTLESFMSQFYKAQKEVYFYIGTYLDEKTNRNKKRIHTELSNPDSLYDDIIQFFAESQLNEGEPSRIDLNEIRFASHFLDDDFKNQKSVLDTFLSMLRTKKRIGHTLTLMHECNILGKLIPEFGACTNFPLFSYHHQYTVDEHTLLILRELDVLIADMWEDRQVQEVFNVCEKIEILALAILIHDAGKVKEGDHSQYGAELALIISERFRLSEEDTELLRFLVAEHIVMSELSSKRDIYDPKLISSFAKQFSNENTLRLLYILTIIDTKSVGQGILTNWKKEILHFLFISTLTYLQKKGNLADTQERIESTLETYLIEKEGLTTEQSEHIVEFGMKIRPSSYLHYNTPRRVFQHFSLLYEWQQSGLPFRLITEREPAFVTLSIFAQADPQILLYLSGTISSLALNLVGLRLFRTVENQLILQAQITDEFGSGEIAEQQILDIESTLAECIEGKINIEDLASTTNIWKTLPQIPDGMVEELVKFSNDISESYSVLEVRVPDSIGLVYRILKTLLDFELEVIFVRISTSADFAYDSFHIQTLNGKKIEDTGLLLAIKERILSVARVKENQGIMEINF encoded by the coding sequence ATGATGAAATCAGAACTCAAGGCAAAACTGCAACGGACATTTCCAAAAGCCAAAACAGTTTCTTCCGGGAGACTCTTTACGCGCCAGCTAAGTAATCTGGTCGACGAGTCCATACGGACTCTTTTCAACGAAGTTTCCGAAGGAATTCCATTAAAAGACCATCTTTGTTTGATTGCTGTCGGCGGGTACGGCCGAAGGGAACTGGCACCTTATTCTGACATCGACATTCTATATCTTCATGACGGAAAACTCTCCGACAAACTTCTTAGCGAAATCATTTCTAAAATTAATACATTTTTATATAACAATGAAAAGGAAGTGGGTCATTCCTGCCGCACAATCAAAGAATCGTTTATCTATTTAGATCAAATCGAAACCTACCATTCCGTCCTTGACTCGCGGTTTCTAGTTGGCTCAGAACTTTTGTTTCAAAAGTACAAAACAGAATTTTTGGAAAAAATTCCTGAAAAAACCATCAAAGTTTTTAATGAATGGAAATTGTCTTATCTTAGAGAAAGAATTATCAATTCCTACAATCCAATTCTTCTTTCTGAGCCTAATATCAAAAACGATCCATTAGGACTTCGCGATATACAACATATGTATTGGATCGAAAAAACCAATCCATTACCTGATTCCGCTGACGGCGGTATTTTTGATTTTTATTTGATCGGTGATACTTTAACTCTTTTATCTGCTTATGATTTTTTACTTTTAACAAGATCCGCATTACACATTATCAGTGGCCGAAAAAATGATCGTTTGGATTTGGGATTACAGGCGGAAGTTGCTGAATTTTTAGGATTTGGTTCCAAAAACGAAATCAAAACTCTCGAATCGTTTATGAGCCAATTTTACAAAGCTCAAAAAGAAGTGTATTTTTATATTGGAACGTATCTGGATGAAAAAACCAATCGAAACAAAAAACGCATCCATACGGAACTTTCCAATCCCGATAGTTTGTATGATGATATCATTCAATTCTTTGCCGAATCACAATTAAATGAAGGAGAGCCCTCCCGAATTGATTTAAACGAAATTAGATTCGCATCACACTTCTTAGATGATGATTTTAAAAATCAAAAATCTGTTTTAGATACCTTCCTTTCGATGTTGCGAACTAAAAAGAGAATTGGACATACCCTCACTCTCATGCATGAATGCAATATCCTTGGAAAACTCATTCCCGAATTTGGAGCTTGCACTAACTTTCCTCTTTTTAGTTACCACCACCAATACACTGTAGATGAACATACCCTTCTTATCTTAAGAGAGTTGGATGTTCTGATTGCTGATATGTGGGAAGACAGACAAGTCCAAGAAGTCTTTAATGTCTGTGAAAAAATTGAAATTTTAGCATTAGCAATCCTCATCCATGATGCTGGAAAGGTAAAAGAAGGAGATCATAGCCAATACGGAGCAGAGCTTGCTCTCATCATCTCAGAAAGGTTTCGTTTATCCGAAGAAGATACAGAACTATTAAGATTCCTTGTTGCAGAACATATTGTTATGTCTGAGTTATCTTCCAAAAGAGATATTTATGATCCTAAACTGATTTCCTCTTTCGCAAAACAATTTTCAAACGAAAACACATTAAGATTACTTTACATACTCACCATTATCGATACAAAATCCGTGGGCCAAGGAATTCTAACCAATTGGAAAAAAGAAATTTTACATTTCCTATTCATTTCTACCTTAACCTATTTACAGAAAAAAGGAAATCTTGCAGATACACAAGAACGGATTGAGTCCACATTAGAAACTTACTTAATCGAAAAAGAAGGCCTAACGACAGAACAATCCGAACACATTGTTGAGTTTGGAATGAAAATCCGACCTTCTTCTTATTTGCATTACAATACTCCCAGACGTGTTTTCCAACATTTTAGTTTGCTCTATGAATGGCAACAATCCGGATTACCGTTTCGTTTGATCACGGAACGTGAACCGGCTTTTGTGACTTTGTCTATTTTTGCCCAGGCCGATCCACAAATATTGTTGTACCTTTCGGGAACCATTTCCTCACTGGCACTGAATTTAGTAGGTTTACGGTTATTTAGAACTGTAGAAAACCAACTCATCTTACAAGCACAAATCACCGACGAATTTGGAAGTGGTGAGATTGCAGAACAGCAGATTTTGGACATTGAATCTACGTTAGCCGAATGTATTGAAGGTAAAATCAATATTGAAGATTTAGCATCCACAACCAACATTTGGAAAACTTTACCACAAATTCCGGATGGAATGGTAGAAGAATTAGTAAAATTTTCTAACGACATTTCCGAGTCGTATTCTGTTTTAGAAGTCAGAGTTCCCGATTCTATCGGACTTGTGTATCGAATCCTCAAAACATTACTCGACTTTGAATTAGAAGTAATATTTGTTAGAATATCAACAAGTGCGGATTTCGCTTATGACTCATTCCATATCCAAACTTTAAATGGAAAGAAAATTGAAGATACTGGACTACTCTTAGCAATCAAAGAAAGAATTTTGTCCGTTGCCCGAGTCAAAGAAAACCAAGGAATCATGGAGATTAATTTTTAG